The stretch of DNA CCCCGCCGTCATCCACTGATGAGGAACAGAGCATTCAGATGCAATGTTAGTTCTCAATGTTGATCCAGAGCTGCATGAATGATGATGGTTTGTCTGAACAAATTGGATGAGTAGGTCGCACCTGCACATCTCCGGTCCTGATGGTGCCCTTGCGCCCCGAGAAGTCCTGGTGGGTGAAGGCCCCCTGCATCGTCACAAAACCCAAAAGACAAGAAAGCATTTCAGCAAACACCTTGCGGGCCGTATCAACATGGTGGAACAGAGCACGAGATGGAAGAAGCAGAGCATGCTGGGATGCGTACATCGAGCATGTAGGTGACGGTCTCGAAGCCACGGTGAGGGTGGTCGGGGAAGCCGGCGGGCTTGGAGACGGAGAACTCGTCGAGCAGGAGGA from Triticum dicoccoides isolate Atlit2015 ecotype Zavitan unplaced genomic scaffold, WEW_v2.0 scaffold206589, whole genome shotgun sequence encodes:
- the LOC119345114 gene encoding pirin-like protein gives rise to the protein MSSSSSSVTFENPRKVVKKVLSLSQSEGDGATVRRSIGRHELRNLDPFLLLDEFSVSKPAGFPDHPHRGFETVTYMLDGAFTHQDFSGRKGTIRTGDVQWMT